In one window of Candidatus Poribacteria bacterium DNA:
- a CDS encoding phytanoyl-CoA dioxygenase family protein, with protein MITEEQIAYFQTFGFLVLRQAFQPDEMDAISQKFDELLDKERGGQPFPGESRQSLYGIAEITPLLTDLVEDDRIYQTVESLLGEGFMWLCSEGNLYVGDTDWHPDGTRLEYRPMKVSLYLDPLTKETGCLRVIPGSHRTPLHETLKPSSQFGLPGTDVPCFPLESQPGDVFFSDMNTWHASFGGRVGRRHLAVNFVPKPTTAADIALLKENHQGVLNLIQRLQYSRPGQVFSDAFLHSDRPRIQRLTAKWVELGLE; from the coding sequence GTGATAACAGAAGAACAGATTGCGTATTTCCAAACGTTTGGATTTTTGGTGCTGAGACAAGCGTTCCAACCCGATGAAATGGACGCAATTTCTCAAAAATTCGATGAACTGCTCGACAAAGAGCGGGGCGGACAGCCGTTTCCGGGGGAGAGTCGGCAGTCGCTCTACGGTATCGCCGAAATCACCCCTTTGCTGACGGATTTGGTGGAGGATGATCGCATATACCAGACAGTCGAATCCCTGCTTGGAGAAGGATTCATGTGGCTCTGTTCCGAGGGAAACCTTTATGTAGGTGATACGGATTGGCATCCAGATGGGACTCGGTTGGAGTATCGACCCATGAAGGTATCGTTGTATCTCGATCCGCTGACAAAAGAGACAGGTTGTCTGCGTGTAATTCCCGGTTCCCATCGCACCCCCCTGCACGAAACGCTCAAACCCAGTTCGCAGTTCGGTCTCCCCGGCACCGATGTCCCCTGTTTTCCGCTCGAATCGCAGCCCGGAGATGTCTTCTTCTCGGATATGAACACATGGCATGCGTCGTTCGGCGGCAGAGTGGGTCGTCGGCATCTAGCGGTCAATTTCGTGCCTAAACCCACCACCGCAGCGGATATAGCCCTGTTGAAGGAAAATCATCAAGGCGTTTTGAATTTGATTCAGCGATTGCAGTACAGTCGACCGGGACAGGTATTTTCTGACGCTTTTCTGCACAGCGATCGTCCGCGTATCCAACGGCTGACCGCCAAATGGGTCGAGTTAGGCCTAGAGTAG
- a CDS encoding mandelate racemase/muconate lactonizing enzyme family protein — MKITDLKVFVVDQFVYVKIETDEGIYGVGEASLSGRSLAVVGALEHHLKPLLMGQDATRIEHIWQDIFRGTFWRGGPVLQSALAGIDIALWDLAGKALGVPTYRLLGGATRDKVLVYRHAGLEGAKQMIDEGWKVLRISPIRCDGGFNQKEATLRGIEYMKAVREAVGDEIEIIFEVHTRLTPPHAIQLCNGIEEYHPFFVEDPIRSENPASFATLRAHTNVPIGTGEQLPTKWLFRELIEGELIDYLRVDICHSGGITEGKKIAAMGEVHYQELACHYTGSPVSTAAMLHLNMSVPNCAVQEYGVHTDWMNEVIPNDMRTEDGYLIASDAPGLGIDLNEEAAAKYPHSSKYPTHLRREDGSVQDW; from the coding sequence ATGAAAATCACAGATCTTAAAGTATTTGTTGTGGATCAGTTTGTATATGTCAAGATCGAGACTGACGAGGGGATATACGGCGTTGGAGAAGCCTCGTTAAGCGGCAGATCCTTGGCTGTTGTTGGGGCGTTGGAACATCATCTCAAACCGCTCCTGATGGGTCAAGACGCAACCCGAATCGAACATATATGGCAGGATATCTTTCGAGGCACATTCTGGCGTGGTGGTCCCGTGCTGCAGTCCGCCCTAGCAGGGATAGACATCGCGCTGTGGGATTTGGCAGGAAAAGCACTCGGTGTGCCGACCTATCGGCTGCTTGGTGGAGCGACGCGAGACAAGGTTCTGGTCTATCGACATGCCGGTCTGGAAGGCGCAAAGCAGATGATAGATGAAGGGTGGAAGGTACTACGCATCTCACCGATTCGCTGCGATGGTGGCTTTAATCAGAAGGAAGCGACCCTGCGTGGAATTGAGTATATGAAAGCGGTGCGGGAGGCAGTCGGCGATGAAATTGAAATCATCTTTGAGGTGCATACACGCCTTACACCACCCCACGCTATTCAGTTGTGCAATGGAATTGAAGAGTACCATCCATTCTTCGTTGAAGACCCCATCCGTTCCGAAAATCCAGCCTCGTTTGCGACACTCAGAGCGCATACAAACGTGCCAATTGGCACGGGCGAACAGCTGCCGACAAAATGGCTGTTTCGTGAACTGATTGAAGGGGAGCTAATTGACTATCTTCGGGTGGACATCTGCCATAGCGGCGGAATCACCGAAGGGAAAAAGATTGCAGCGATGGGAGAGGTGCATTATCAAGAGCTTGCCTGTCACTACACAGGAAGTCCCGTCAGCACTGCGGCGATGCTGCATTTGAACATGTCAGTTCCGAACTGCGCGGTACAGGAGTATGGGGTGCACACGGATTGGATGAACGAGGTCATCCCCAACGATATGCGGACAGAGGACGGGTATCTTATCGCAAGCGATGCGCCGGGCTTAGGGATTGATTTGAATGAGGAAGCAGCGGCCAAATATCCGCATTCGTCAAAGTATCCTACCCATTTGCGGCGGGAGGACGGATCGGTACAGGATTGGTGA